One genomic window of Thioclava sp. GXIMD4216 includes the following:
- a CDS encoding thermonuclease family protein: MPRDMWGMFRLWSVLIFACLVLGVTAPAHAETLYGKARVVDGDTLDVAGRKIRIYGIDAPESKQTCLRDNGQSWPCGQDATAQMRKLATGRVACTGTQADRYGRLIARCEAHGVDLGAQMVAQGYALAYRQYSTAYVSQEKSAMIAKRGIWVGQVETPAHYRAHVNDPQGRCKIKGNISKNGHLYHVPGMASYAATKIDTAKGERWFCTEAEARSAGWVRAK; encoded by the coding sequence ATGCCCCGCGATATGTGGGGCATGTTTCGTTTATGGTCTGTTCTGATTTTTGCGTGTCTTGTGCTGGGGGTGACTGCGCCCGCGCATGCCGAGACCCTGTATGGCAAGGCACGGGTGGTCGATGGCGACACGCTGGACGTCGCAGGCCGCAAGATCCGGATTTATGGAATCGACGCGCCTGAAAGCAAGCAGACCTGTCTGCGTGACAACGGCCAAAGCTGGCCGTGTGGGCAGGACGCGACGGCCCAGATGCGCAAACTGGCCACAGGGCGGGTGGCCTGCACCGGAACGCAGGCCGACCGCTATGGCCGTCTGATTGCCCGATGCGAGGCACATGGTGTGGATCTGGGGGCGCAGATGGTGGCGCAGGGCTATGCGCTTGCCTATCGGCAATATTCCACGGCCTATGTCAGTCAGGAAAAATCCGCGATGATTGCCAAGCGCGGGATCTGGGTGGGGCAGGTGGAAACACCCGCGCATTACCGCGCCCATGTGAACGACCCGCAAGGCCGTTGTAAGATCAAGGGAAATATTTCGAAAAACGGCCATTTGTACCATGTGCCGGGCATGGCGTCCTATGCCGCGACCAAGATCGATACTGCAAAGGGGGAGCGCTGGTTCTGCACGGAGGCAGAGGCGCGTTCCGCCGGATGGGTGCGTGCGAAATAG
- the betA gene encoding choline dehydrogenase, with product MEADYVVIGAGSGGTALAYRLAEAGKRVVIIEHGGSDAGPFIQMPGALSYPMNMGIYDWGFQSEPEPGLGGRVLATPRGKVIGGSSSINGMVYVRGHAGDYEHWAEQGAEGWNYADVLPYFKRQETWHGAQDGADADWRGQSGPLHVSRGPRKNPLFDAFVQAGQEAGYGYTADYNGERQEGFGPMEATIYKGRRWSVANAYLRPGQKAFGDRLAVVKALALRVVFEGKRAIGVEVEKAGQKQVIAARAEVIVAASSINTPKILMLSGVGPADHLRAHGIEVLADRPGVGGNLQDHLEVYFQYAAKEPITLYKYWNLWGKAWVGAQWLFTKTGLGASNQFEACGFIRSDKGVRYPDIQYHFLPLAVRYDGKASAEGHGFQVHVGPMRAASRGRVSLRSGDAKDKPKILFNYMTEDQDWVDWRKTLRLTREIFEQPSMARHVAREIQPGSDVTSDAALDDFVREHAESAYHPCGTARMGRADDIHAVVDPDGRVIGVEGLRVADSSIFPRVTNGNLNGPSIMVGEKIADHILGRRLPAENVAPWFHPDWETSQR from the coding sequence GTGGAAGCTGATTATGTTGTGATTGGCGCCGGATCGGGTGGTACGGCGCTGGCCTACCGTCTGGCCGAGGCCGGTAAGCGCGTGGTGATTATCGAGCATGGGGGGTCGGATGCCGGTCCCTTCATCCAGATGCCCGGGGCGCTGTCCTATCCGATGAATATGGGGATTTACGACTGGGGTTTCCAATCGGAGCCCGAGCCGGGTCTGGGCGGGCGTGTTTTGGCGACGCCGCGGGGCAAGGTGATCGGGGGGTCGTCTTCGATCAACGGGATGGTCTATGTGCGCGGGCATGCGGGCGATTATGAGCATTGGGCCGAGCAGGGCGCGGAAGGCTGGAACTATGCCGATGTGCTGCCCTATTTCAAACGGCAGGAGACATGGCACGGGGCGCAGGATGGTGCGGATGCCGATTGGCGCGGCCAGTCGGGGCCTTTGCATGTCAGCCGTGGCCCGCGCAAGAACCCGCTGTTTGACGCTTTTGTGCAGGCTGGCCAAGAGGCGGGTTATGGCTATACCGCCGATTACAATGGCGAGCGTCAGGAGGGCTTTGGCCCGATGGAGGCCACCATTTACAAGGGCCGTCGCTGGTCTGTGGCCAATGCCTATCTGCGCCCCGGTCAGAAGGCCTTCGGGGACCGTCTGGCCGTGGTGAAGGCTTTGGCCTTGCGGGTTGTCTTTGAGGGCAAGCGTGCGATTGGCGTCGAGGTCGAGAAGGCGGGGCAGAAGCAGGTGATTGCGGCGCGGGCCGAGGTGATCGTTGCGGCGAGTTCGATCAATACGCCGAAGATCCTGATGTTGTCGGGCGTAGGGCCTGCCGATCATCTGCGTGCGCATGGGATCGAGGTTCTGGCGGATCGGCCCGGAGTGGGTGGCAACCTGCAAGACCACCTTGAGGTCTATTTCCAATATGCCGCGAAAGAGCCGATCACGCTTTATAAATACTGGAACCTTTGGGGGAAGGCTTGGGTGGGGGCGCAGTGGCTGTTCACCAAGACCGGTCTGGGCGCGTCGAACCAGTTCGAGGCCTGCGGCTTTATCCGTTCGGATAAGGGGGTGCGTTACCCCGATATCCAGTACCATTTCCTGCCGCTGGCCGTGCGCTATGATGGCAAGGCCTCGGCCGAGGGGCATGGGTTCCAGGTTCATGTGGGTCCGATGCGGGCAGCCTCGCGCGGGCGGGTATCGCTGCGCTCGGGCGATGCCAAGGACAAGCCGAAGATCCTGTTCAACTATATGACCGAGGATCAGGACTGGGTGGATTGGCGCAAGACCCTGCGTCTGACGCGCGAGATCTTCGAGCAGCCCTCGATGGCGCGTCATGTGGCGCGCGAGATCCAGCCCGGTTCGGATGTGACTTCGGATGCGGCGCTGGATGATTTCGTGCGCGAACATGCGGAAAGCGCCTATCATCCCTGTGGCACCGCGCGGATGGGGCGTGCCGATGACATCCATGCGGTGGTTGACCCCGATGGCCGCGTGATCGGGGTCGAGGGGCTGCGCGTGGCCGATAGCTCGATCTTCCCGCGGGTGACCAATGGGAACCTCAACGGGCCCTCGATCATGGTGGGGGAGAAGATTGCCGATCATATCCTTGGCCGCCGTCTGCCTGCCGAGAACGTCGCGCCGTGGTTCCACCCTGACTGGGAAACGTCTCAGCGTTAA
- a CDS encoding DUF465 domain-containing protein, translated as MSEHLHTLSVEFPAYRVQLRELKASDPHAARLMEDYEEVNEQVLRAMEGLQPMEALAEVDLRKKRAQLKDQIARALAEEVNAA; from the coding sequence ATGTCTGAACATCTTCATACCCTGAGTGTCGAGTTTCCTGCCTATCGGGTGCAGCTGCGGGAGCTGAAGGCAAGCGACCCCCATGCCGCGCGTCTCATGGAAGATTATGAAGAGGTCAACGAGCAGGTTCTGCGCGCGATGGAAGGGTTGCAGCCGATGGAGGCTCTGGCCGAGGTGGATCTGCGTAAGAAACGGGCCCAGTTGAAAGACCAGATCGCGCGGGCGCTGGCCGAAGAGGTCAATGCCGCCTGA
- a CDS encoding short-chain fatty acyl-CoA regulator family protein, giving the protein MATPKLYAGIKLRETRTRLGLTQKLFADRLGVSLPYLNQMENNHRPVSAQVVLALATEFGLDVTELSAGDAERLVSDMREALADPIFSDAATPLADIRLAASNAPALARSFLELHSAYRRTHERLASLNAALGHDANTTVQSPWEEVRDFFHYCDNYIDAVDRAAEHFACPDGPRVDAIPRAISALEARGITVQFADITSVREKDGRVITIATHAKKSTQAFQLMHQVALITQNELLEATLDLARFQSSTARAIAKIGLANYFAGAAVMPYKQFLDAAQDNRHDLEILAELFGASIEQVAHRLSTLQRPGAKGLPFFFMRIDQAGTITKRHSATRLQFARFGGSCPLWIAHQAFETPTRFLRQLAETPDGARYLCVAKDVSKQGGSFHAPVRRYALCLGCEVSHAKDLVYADDMELGNPRAYEPIGISCRICERRNCHQRSVPPLERKLTVDLDRRGLLPYDIA; this is encoded by the coding sequence ATGGCGACTCCAAAACTCTATGCGGGTATCAAGCTGCGGGAGACGCGCACAAGGCTCGGCCTGACGCAAAAGCTCTTTGCCGACCGGCTTGGCGTGTCGCTGCCCTATCTCAACCAGATGGAAAACAACCATCGCCCCGTGTCGGCGCAGGTGGTGCTGGCACTGGCCACGGAATTCGGACTGGATGTGACCGAGCTTTCGGCAGGCGATGCCGAACGGCTGGTCTCGGACATGCGCGAGGCGCTGGCCGATCCGATCTTCTCCGATGCCGCCACGCCGCTGGCCGATATCCGGCTGGCAGCCTCCAATGCCCCTGCCCTTGCGCGCTCTTTCCTCGAACTGCACAGCGCCTATCGCCGGACCCATGAACGGCTGGCCTCGCTGAATGCCGCGCTTGGTCATGATGCCAACACCACCGTGCAGAGCCCTTGGGAAGAGGTGCGCGATTTCTTCCATTACTGTGACAATTACATTGATGCGGTAGACCGCGCAGCCGAACATTTCGCCTGCCCCGATGGACCGCGCGTCGATGCCATTCCACGGGCGATTTCGGCGCTGGAGGCACGCGGGATCACCGTGCAATTTGCCGATATCACCAGCGTGCGCGAGAAAGACGGGCGGGTGATCACCATCGCCACCCATGCGAAGAAATCCACGCAGGCTTTCCAGCTGATGCATCAGGTCGCGCTGATTACCCAGAACGAACTGCTCGAGGCAACGCTGGATCTGGCCCGCTTCCAGTCCAGCACCGCCCGCGCCATCGCCAAGATCGGTCTGGCCAACTATTTCGCGGGGGCCGCCGTGATGCCCTACAAGCAGTTTCTGGATGCGGCACAGGACAACCGCCATGATCTGGAGATACTGGCAGAGCTGTTCGGCGCCTCGATCGAGCAGGTCGCCCACCGGCTATCAACGCTGCAACGCCCCGGCGCCAAGGGTCTGCCTTTCTTCTTCATGCGGATCGATCAGGCGGGCACCATCACCAAACGCCACTCGGCCACGCGGCTGCAATTCGCCCGTTTCGGCGGCTCCTGCCCGCTATGGATCGCGCATCAGGCCTTTGAAACCCCCACCCGCTTCCTGCGCCAGCTGGCCGAGACCCCAGACGGGGCGCGCTATCTTTGCGTGGCCAAGGATGTTTCGAAACAGGGGGGCAGCTTCCATGCGCCGGTGCGCCGTTATGCGCTCTGTCTGGGCTGCGAGGTCAGCCATGCCAAGGATCTCGTCTATGCCGATGATATGGAGCTGGGCAACCCCCGCGCCTACGAGCCCATCGGCATCTCCTGCCGCATCTGCGAGCGCCGTAACTGCCATCAGAGATCGGTGCCGCCGCTGGAGCGCAAACTGACCGTCGACCTCGACCGTCGCGGCCTGCTGCCCTATGACATCGCCTGA
- the betI gene encoding transcriptional regulator BetI, with protein MPRVGAEPIRKAALIDATIACVGEARSLEVTVAQIAKRAGMSSALAHHYFGSKDQIFLAAMQHILATYGQEVRGALRGKTDPEERLRAIVRGNFAEASFQQATISAWLNFYVLAQKNANARRLLSIYQRRLRSNLLFALRPLVGAHALAVAEGLGALIDGVYIRAALVDGPADPKRAVGIIMEYLDRELEGHR; from the coding sequence ATGCCCAGAGTTGGCGCCGAACCGATTAGAAAAGCAGCGTTAATCGACGCGACCATCGCCTGTGTCGGCGAGGCCCGTTCGCTTGAGGTGACGGTAGCGCAGATTGCCAAACGCGCGGGCATGTCCTCGGCTTTGGCGCATCACTACTTCGGGTCAAAAGACCAGATCTTTCTGGCGGCGATGCAGCATATTCTGGCGACCTACGGGCAGGAGGTGCGCGGGGCGCTGCGCGGCAAGACCGATCCCGAAGAGCGACTGCGCGCCATCGTGCGCGGGAACTTCGCCGAGGCCAGTTTCCAGCAGGCGACGATCTCGGCATGGCTGAATTTCTACGTTCTGGCTCAGAAAAACGCGAATGCGCGGCGGCTGTTGTCGATTTACCAGCGGCGGCTGCGGTCGAATCTTCTTTTTGCGCTCCGTCCCTTGGTGGGGGCGCATGCGCTGGCTGTGGCCGAGGGGCTGGGGGCGCTGATCGATGGCGTCTATATCCGCGCCGCTCTGGTTGATGGCCCTGCCGACCCCAAGCGGGCGGTCGGCATCATCATGGAATATCTGGATAGAGAGTTGGAGGGCCACCGGTGA
- the betB gene encoding betaine-aldehyde dehydrogenase, translated as MKAQPKASHFVDGDYIEDTAGEVIEVTYAYTGETIAKLHAATPAVMEKAISSAVRAQKEWAALAPAERGRILNRAVAIIRERNDELAALETLDTGKPLQETLVADWPSGADSLEYFAGLAATLTGETMPLGGDFAYTLREPLGVCGGIGAWNYPSQIACWKAAPALSTGNAMVFKPSEVTPLGALKLAEIFIEAGVPAGVYNVVQGYGAVGAQLATDPRIAKVSLTGSVPTGAKVYEAAAPHMKHVTMELGGKSPLIVFEDASIKDAVGAAMLGNFYSSGQICSNGTRVFVHKDIKDAFLAELAERTAKIRMGDPMDMATDFGPLITKRQYDQVAGYLEKAKAEGARLVCGGKALDGQFVEPTVFADVKDDMTIAREEIFGPVMSVLEFETEDEVLARANDTQFGLAAGVFTRDLARAHRVVAGLEAGTTWINAYNLTPVEMPFGPVKASGFGRENSRHAIEAYTQVKGVYVGLNPVDSPW; from the coding sequence GTGAAGGCACAACCCAAAGCAAGCCATTTTGTTGATGGCGACTATATCGAGGATACCGCAGGCGAGGTGATCGAGGTCACCTATGCCTATACCGGCGAGACCATCGCGAAACTGCATGCGGCCACGCCTGCGGTGATGGAAAAGGCGATTTCCTCGGCGGTGCGGGCACAGAAGGAATGGGCGGCACTGGCACCTGCCGAGCGTGGGCGCATTCTTAATCGTGCCGTGGCGATCATCCGCGAACGCAATGACGAGCTGGCAGCCCTTGAGACGCTGGATACCGGCAAGCCCTTGCAGGAAACTCTGGTGGCGGATTGGCCGTCGGGGGCGGATTCGCTGGAGTATTTCGCAGGTCTGGCGGCGACGCTGACCGGCGAGACAATGCCTTTGGGCGGGGATTTCGCCTATACGCTGCGCGAGCCTCTGGGCGTTTGCGGTGGCATTGGCGCATGGAACTACCCCAGCCAGATCGCTTGCTGGAAGGCCGCGCCCGCGCTGTCGACCGGCAATGCGATGGTGTTCAAACCCTCCGAGGTGACGCCGCTTGGTGCGCTCAAGCTGGCCGAGATCTTCATCGAGGCCGGTGTGCCTGCGGGCGTCTATAACGTCGTGCAGGGCTATGGCGCCGTGGGCGCGCAGCTTGCGACCGATCCGCGGATTGCCAAAGTGTCGCTGACGGGGTCGGTGCCGACGGGGGCCAAGGTCTATGAGGCGGCTGCTCCGCATATGAAGCATGTGACGATGGAGCTTGGCGGGAAATCGCCGCTGATCGTCTTCGAGGATGCCTCGATCAAGGATGCCGTTGGGGCGGCGATGCTGGGGAATTTCTATTCCTCGGGGCAGATCTGTTCGAACGGGACCCGCGTCTTTGTCCATAAGGACATCAAAGACGCGTTTCTGGCAGAGCTGGCCGAGCGTACGGCCAAGATCCGTATGGGCGACCCGATGGATATGGCAACCGATTTCGGGCCGCTGATCACCAAGCGTCAATATGATCAGGTGGCGGGCTATCTGGAGAAAGCCAAGGCCGAAGGTGCGCGTCTGGTTTGTGGTGGGAAGGCTCTGGACGGGCAATTCGTCGAGCCGACCGTCTTTGCCGATGTGAAGGACGATATGACCATCGCCCGCGAGGAGATTTTTGGCCCCGTGATGTCGGTGCTGGAGTTCGAGACCGAGGACGAGGTTTTGGCGCGCGCCAATGACACGCAGTTCGGTCTGGCGGCGGGTGTGTTTACCCGCGATCTGGCGCGGGCCCATCGGGTTGTGGCGGGTCTTGAGGCGGGCACCACCTGGATCAACGCCTATAACCTGACGCCGGTGGAGATGCCCTTCGGTCCGGTGAAGGCTTCGGGCTTCGGGCGCGAGAATTCGCGTCACGCGATCGAGGCCTATACGCAGGTCAAAGGTGTCTATGTCGGGTTGAACCCTGTCGACAGCCCTTGGTGA